In Musa acuminata AAA Group cultivar baxijiao chromosome BXJ2-10, Cavendish_Baxijiao_AAA, whole genome shotgun sequence, a genomic segment contains:
- the LOC135625392 gene encoding mitogen-activated protein kinase kinase SIPKK-like isoform X2, translating to MRKSGPGGNPKLKLSVPGPEASIGKFLTQSGTFQDGDLLVNKDGLRILSQSEEDRVIQMNIQENIRKQIAQELRINLSTRSPFVVVCYQCFYDNGVISIVLEYMDGGSLADFLKNVKTIPEAYLAAICKQVLHGLKYLHHEKHIIHRDLKPSNILINHSGEVKISDFGVSAIIASSSGQRDTFTGTYNYMSPERITGQKHGHKGDIWSLGLIMLECATGQFPYPPCDSFYELLEEVVEQPPPFAPPDQFSAEYSSFISECLQKNPNERNSAQVLLKHPFLSMYDDLNVDLASYFTTAGLPLATL from the exons ATGAGGAAGTCAGGGCCTGGTGGTAACCCAAAGCTGAAGCTGTCCGTTCCCGGTCCCGAGGCTTCTATCGGCAAGTTCTT GACACAGAGTGGTACGTTCCAGGATGGGGATCTTCTTGTCAACAAGGACGGGCTCCGGATCCTGTCGCAGAGCGAGGAAGACCGG GTTATACAAATGAACATTCAAGAGAATATACGGAAACAGATTGCCCAGGAACTTAGGATAAACTTATCAACCAGGTCCCCTTTTGTGGTTGTATGCTATCAGTGTTTTTATGACAATGGTGTGATCTCTATAGTCTTGGAGTATATGGATGGGGGCTCACTTGCAGATTTTCTGAAGAATGTAAAAACAATTCCAGAAGCATATCTTGCTGCAATCTGTAAGCAG GTGCTACATGGTTTGAAGTATCTTCACCATGAGAAGCACATAATTCATCGGGATTTGAAACCATCAAACATTTTGATCAATCATAGCGGGGAAGTCAAGATATCCGACTTTGGTGTGAGTGCAATAATCGCAAGCTCCTCGGGTCAGCGTGACACCTTTACTGGTACCTATAACTATATGTCT CCAGAAAGAATTACTGGACAGAAACATGGTCACAAAGGTGATATTTGGAGCTTGGGTCTGATTATGCTGGAATGTGCTACTGGTCAGTTTCCTTACCCGCCTTGTGATAGCTTCTATGAGCTTCTTGAAGAAGTTGTTGAACAGCCACCACCTTTTGCACCTCCTGATCAGTTCTCGGCAGAGTATTCCTCTTTTATTTCTGAATG TTTACAGAAAAATCCAAATGAAAGAAATTCTGCGCAGGTGCTTTTG AAACATCCCTTCTTGAGCATGTACGATGACCTGAACGTTGATCTTGCCTCTTACTTCACCACTGCTGGGTTACCGCTGGCCACGTTGTAG
- the LOC135624428 gene encoding uncharacterized protein LOC135624428 yields the protein MADSTRIHIAGDSRPSSCDILVVFSFLFLTVNAADAACRSLNDPATVGLVLFSYVDVVCLFCCLARFEKLGPDTPPAKRRKLKAGIWVLATALSLAFTWRVAEMMPWALAVALWGMSLSVALSGFYGLFLY from the coding sequence ATGGCGGATTCCACAAGGATTCATATAGCAGGTGATAGCAGACCTTCAAGCTGTGACATCCTGGTTGTCTTCAGCTTCCTCTTCCTGACGGTCAACGCTGCCGACGCCGCGTGCCGCTCGCTTAACGATCCGGCCACGGTGGGGCTGGTCCTCTTCTCCTACGTCGACGTGGTGTGTCTCTTCTGCTGCCTCGCGCGGTTCGAGAAGCTCGGCCCGGACACCCCGCCGGCCAAGAGGAGGAAGCTGAAGGCCGGCATCTGGGTGCTGGCAACCGCGCTCAGCCTCGCCTTCACGTGGCGCGTTGCAGAGATGATGCCGTGGGCGTTAGCGGTTGCTCTCTGGGGCATGTCTTTGTCCGTGGCACTCTCTGGCTTTTATGGCCTCTTCCTCTACTAG
- the LOC103969381 gene encoding uncharacterized protein LOC103969381 isoform X2 gives MTLHVGMGLCRVLLWAGAGYTGSVLLRNGMLSDILSDLQQMVKGLEQSAEKAGVDREHGDALASQVRQLGMEVRQLASVRPITVLNGNSGSAGNMSSLVIPAATLGALGYGYMWWKGISFSDLMYVTKSNMANAVASMTKHLENVSSALAQAKRHLTQRIENLDGKLDEQKEISGEIKKEVIDARGKLDDIGLELTALQQLVWGLDGKMSAIEDKQNFACAGVMYLCQFVGGKGGKMPDYLLDGPKNAAKHGFLGSGEARSLKGLQHIAEAIESGNFDNRRTEAILQNDVDTLDNLKSLSRRKD, from the exons ATGACGCTGCATGTGGGGATGGGACTCTGCAGGGTCCTGCTCTGGGCCGGAGCAG GGTATACTGGCTCGGTCTTGCTGCGTAACGGCATGCTGTCTGATATCCTATCCGATCTTCAG CAAATGGTCAAGGGGTTGGAGCAATCTGCAGAGAAAGCAGGTGTTGATCGGGAGCACGGTGACGCACTTGCTTCGCAG GTGCGTCAGTTAGGCATGGAGGTCCGACAACTTGCTTCAGTGCGCCCAATAACTGTCCTGAATGGAAATTCTGGTTCAGCAG GAAACATGTCATCTCTTGTAATTCCAGCTGCAACCCTTGGCGCATTAGGATATGGTTACATGTGGTGGAAA GGCATCTCCTTTTCTGATCTTATGTATGTTACAAAAAGTAACATGGCTAATGCAGTTGCAAGCATGACAAAACATCTGGAGAATGTTTCTTCTGCTCTTGCT CAAGCTAAGAGGCACCTAACACAACGAATTGAGAACTTGGATGGAAAATTGGATGAACAAAAAGAGATCTCTGGAGAAATAAAGAAGGAG GTAATTGATGCTCGTGGAAAACTTGATGATATTGGCTTAGAATTGACTGCTCTCCAACAACTGGTTTGGGGCTTG GATGGGAAGATGAGTGCAATTGAGGACAAGCAG AATTTTGCATGTGCTGGTGTGATGTACCTCTGCCAGTTTGTTGGGGGCAAGGGCGGCAAAATGCCTGATTATCTGTTG GATGGTCCCAAGAATGCTGCAAAACATGGTTTTCTGGGATCTGGGGAGGCTAGAAGTTTGAAG GGTTTGCAGCACATAGCAGAGGCTATAGAATCTGGAAATTTTGACAACCGTAGAACCGAGGCAATCTTGCAGAATGATGTTGACACATTGGACAATTTGAAGAGCTTGTCCAG GAGAAAGGATTGA
- the LOC135625391 gene encoding uncharacterized protein LOC135625391, with translation MADRPPKLAGHGGQRTLADIDADSLAHCFGFLGIRDVANLAMTCKPLCRVACSDSVWNRLFREQWPHLSVSSGAPGVREQYLARHMALHQLKYDDPSEIYFNTTYSTPASHILLDRNAILLAQGSSIQRFQVNSSEIQDQELWTAHGARITCMRLFPIEETSLFRNVMQYEDNVLVTSSSDRTIRLWWKGRSQRCFRGHNGPVTTLADTLLGNSGSKVLASGGEDCTVRLWSVGASGKQHPLLTYHGHEKPLSFVTVARHRTSLLVSISRDSRVRVWDTSASSSSSSLSSCVGMTSVSGSPVALKCYDTLCYVAAGASVTAIDLRTMRKAFTVALHGPKLYSFEMLPSKWLICSGGQDKALLWDIRKNQENPEPVAELELNHNRVTFLHMDPYKVVAGGPFGYKVNVWETSTGCLANSLDCRVPGETEELAGLSAMAVDRCRIVTGGYFGVPGFVYYRDFFNCYVPSSLVDDNYGSKFWESDLPGV, from the exons ATGGCCGATCGGCCTCCCAAGCTGGCCGGCCACGGCGGCCAAAGAACCCTGGCCGACATCGACGCCGACTCCCTCGCCCACTGCTTTGGCTTTTTGGGCATCCGCGACGTTGCAAACCTCGCCATGACCTGCAAGCCTCTCTGCCGCGTCGCCTGCTCTGACTCCGTCTGGAATCGCCTCTTCAG GGAGCAGTGGCCACATCTTTCTGTATCGTCTGGTGCTCCTGGAGTCAGAGAACAATATTTGGCTAGGCATATGGCACTACatcaactgaaatatgatgatccatCAGAAATTTATTTCAACACCACATACTCCACACCAGCAAGCCACATATTGCTGGACAGAAATGCCATCCTTCTTGCACAG ggttcTAGCATACAAAGGTTTCAAGTTAATTCATCTGAAATTCAAGACCAAGAATTATGGACAGCTCATGGTGCAAGGATTACATGTATGAG ATTGTTTCCTATAGAAGAGACATCCTTGTTCCGAAATGTTATGCAATATGAGGATAATGTTTTAGTCACTTCAAGCTCTGATCGCACAATTCGTCTGTGGTGGAAG GGTCGATCACAACGTTGTTTTAGAGGCCATAATGGACCAGTTACTACCCTGGCTGATACATTGCTTGGGAATAGTGGTTCTAAGGTTCTTGCGAGTGGTGGGGAAGATTGCACTGTTCGCCTTTGGTCTGTTGGTGCAAGTGGCAAGCAACATCCTTTACTAACATATCATGGTCATGAGAAACCTTTGTCATTTGTGACAGTTGCTAG GCATAGAACCTCTCTCCTGGTTAGCATCTCTAGAGATTCAAGA GTCAGAGTTTGGGACACATCTGCATCATCATCCTCCTCTAGTTTGTCATCATGTGTTGGGATGACATCAGTTTCTGGCTCACCTGTTGCTTTGAAATGTTATGATACACTTTGCTATGTTGCTGCTGGTGCATCAGTTACAGCAATCGATTTGAGAACAATGCGAAAAGCTTTCACTGTGGCGCTTCATGGTCCTAAATTGTACTCTTTTGAGATGCTGCCTTCTAAATGGCTAATATGTTCTGGTGGACAAGACAA GGCCTTGTTATGGGACATcagaaaaaatcaagaaaacccaGAGCCAGTGGCCGAGTTGGAACTAAACCATAACAGAGTGACATTTCTGCACATGGATCCTTACAAAGTTGTCGCAGGGGGTCCATTCGGATACAAAGTCAATGTTTGGGAAACTAGTACAGGCTGCCTCGCAAATTCCCTGGACTGTCGTGTACCGGGTGAAACCGAGGAACTAGCTGGCCTGTCAGCTATGGCTGTGGACAGATGCCGGATCGTTACAGGGGGTTATTTTGGAGTGCCAGGATTTGTGTATTACAGAGACTTCTTTAACTGTTATGTTCCTTCATCCCTTGTAGATGACAACTATGGTTCTAAGTTTTGGGAATCTGATCTGCCAGGTGTGTGA
- the LOC103969383 gene encoding uncharacterized protein LOC103969383, with the protein MAAATAASVSCHNFYSSYAHASSGPLPVPRRTPSAALTRCGRLFARAKFENFDAPSDVPPLSSDGPNSGTAAVPEQQELDQDSDLPSDLEGAIRQSSQASASFISSGGMRAIVELLIPQIQFLDAEGAQAELWELSRIFLESLIEESGGQRVKAIFPDAGAAALLKYQWTDANFGFSSLSDRKPVDNEDEVVVMVVPDYQMLEYVERVATLLSEDPPRPLIMWNPRLVSEDVGVGINVRNLRRYFLSTFTVVYSMRPLPTGAIFRCYPRMWKVFYDDVNRPGRYLLAKEQPGRPDATDIELIFGNVDEKSEKAPSFLDKAVSMFTSINRFMKAISR; encoded by the exons ATGGCCGCCGCTACTGCCGCTTCCGTATCCTGCCACAATTTCTACAGCAGCTACGCTCATGCTTCTTCCGGTCCTCTCCCCGTGCCTCGCCGCACCCCGTCCGCGGCCCTAACTCGCTGCGGGAGACTCTTTGCGCGCGCCAAGTTTGAGAATTTCGACGCCCCCTCCGACGTCCCCCCGCTGTCTTCAGATGGCCCCAATTCAGGGACGGCTGCGGTGCCGGAACAGCAAGAATTAGACCAAGACAG TGACTTGCCATCGGATTTGGAGGGTGCGATCCGGCAGTCAAGTCAAGCAAGTGCTTCGTTCATATCTTCCGGAGGAATGAGAGCTATT GTAGAACTTCTAATTCCTCAAATACAATTTCTTGATGCTGAAGGTGCTCAAGCTGAGTTATGGGAACTATCAAGAATCTTTTTGGAGTCACTTATAGAGGAATCAGGGGGTCAG AGAGTAAAAGCCATTTTTCCTGATGCTGGAGCAGCTGCTCTTCTGAAGTATCAGTGGACGGATGCAAACTTTGGGTTTTCCAG CTTAAGCGACCGGAAACCTGTAGACAACGAAGATGAAGTTGTAGTTATGGTTGTTCCTGATTATCAGATGTTGGAGTATGTGGAACGAGTTGCTACCCTTCTTTCTGAGGATCCA CCAAGGCCTCTTATCATGTGGAACCCACGGCTTGTTAGCGAAGATGTCGGAGTTGGAATCAATGTTCGCAATCTCCGGAGATATTTCTTAAG CACTTTCACTGTTGTTTACTCGATGAGACCTTTGCCAACTGGAGCAATCTTTAGATGTTATCCTAG GATGTGGAAAGTGTTCTACGATGATGTAAATAGGCCGGGTAGATACTTGCTGGCCAAAGAACAACCCGGACGTCCTGATGCAACAGATATTGAG CTGATATTTGGAAATGTGGACGAGAAATCAGAGAAGGCACCGTCGTTCTTAGATAAGGCCGTGAGCATGTTTACCTCCATAAACAGGTTTATGAAGGCCATTTCCAGGTGA
- the LOC103969387 gene encoding uncharacterized protein LOC103969387, whose amino-acid sequence MAIRCLSSPFSPPSAPSRHKILVSKAPTLILACRHRSIALEDKNHRFRSVGKAMVSAEKDLVANEVAKDADDTDYGVVSIHHVGLLCENLEKSLAFYKDLLGLEINKARPHEKLPYRGAWLWVGSEMIHLMELPNPDPLTGRPEHGGRDRHACIAIRDVSKLKAIFDKAGISYTLSRSGRPAIFTRDPDGNALEFTQVD is encoded by the exons ATGGCGATCCGGTGCCTCTCGTCCCCCTTCTCTCCTCCTTCGGCTCCG TCGAGGCATAAAATCCTCGTCTCCAAAGCCCCCACTCTGATATTAGCCTGTCGCCACCGCTCGATTGCCCTAGAAGATAAGAATCATCGATTCCGTTCGGTGGGTAAAGCCATGGTATCGGCGGAGAAGGATCTTGTCGCCAATGAAGTAGCCAAGGATGCTGATG ATACAGATTATGGAGTTGTCAGCATTCACCATGTTGGTTTGCTTTGTGAAAACCTTGAAAAGTCACTTGCTTTTTATAAGGACCTTCTTG GTCTTGAGATTAATAAAGCAAGGCCACACGAAAAACTTCCATATAGAGGCGCTTGGCTCTGGGTGGGTTCCGAGATGATTCATTTGATGGAGCTTCCAAATCCTGATCCCTTGACAGGACGCCCTGAGCATGGTGGCCGAGATCGTCATGCTTGTATTGCAATTCGAGATGTTTCCAAGCTTAAAGCAATATTTGATAAAGCTG GGATCAGTTACACACTTAGTCGCTCGGGAAGGCCCGCGATCTTTACGCGAGACCCAGATGGCAACGCACTGGAGTTCACACAAGTTGATTAA
- the LOC103969381 gene encoding uncharacterized protein LOC103969381 isoform X1 produces the protein MTLHVGMGLCRVLLWAGAGYTGSVLLRNGMLSDILSDLQQMVKGLEQSAEKAGVDREHGDALASQVRQLGMEVRQLASVRPITVLNGNSGSAGNMSSLVIPAATLGALGYGYMWWKGISFSDLMYVTKSNMANAVASMTKHLENVSSALAQAKRHLTQRIENLDGKLDEQKEISGEIKKEVIDARGKLDDIGLELTALQQLVWGLDGKMSAIEDKQNFACAGVMYLCQFVGGKGGKMPDYLLDGPKNAAKHGFLGSGEARSLKGLQHIAEAIESGNFDNRRTEAILQNDVDTLDNLKSLSRTTSLKC, from the exons ATGACGCTGCATGTGGGGATGGGACTCTGCAGGGTCCTGCTCTGGGCCGGAGCAG GGTATACTGGCTCGGTCTTGCTGCGTAACGGCATGCTGTCTGATATCCTATCCGATCTTCAG CAAATGGTCAAGGGGTTGGAGCAATCTGCAGAGAAAGCAGGTGTTGATCGGGAGCACGGTGACGCACTTGCTTCGCAG GTGCGTCAGTTAGGCATGGAGGTCCGACAACTTGCTTCAGTGCGCCCAATAACTGTCCTGAATGGAAATTCTGGTTCAGCAG GAAACATGTCATCTCTTGTAATTCCAGCTGCAACCCTTGGCGCATTAGGATATGGTTACATGTGGTGGAAA GGCATCTCCTTTTCTGATCTTATGTATGTTACAAAAAGTAACATGGCTAATGCAGTTGCAAGCATGACAAAACATCTGGAGAATGTTTCTTCTGCTCTTGCT CAAGCTAAGAGGCACCTAACACAACGAATTGAGAACTTGGATGGAAAATTGGATGAACAAAAAGAGATCTCTGGAGAAATAAAGAAGGAG GTAATTGATGCTCGTGGAAAACTTGATGATATTGGCTTAGAATTGACTGCTCTCCAACAACTGGTTTGGGGCTTG GATGGGAAGATGAGTGCAATTGAGGACAAGCAG AATTTTGCATGTGCTGGTGTGATGTACCTCTGCCAGTTTGTTGGGGGCAAGGGCGGCAAAATGCCTGATTATCTGTTG GATGGTCCCAAGAATGCTGCAAAACATGGTTTTCTGGGATCTGGGGAGGCTAGAAGTTTGAAG GGTTTGCAGCACATAGCAGAGGCTATAGAATCTGGAAATTTTGACAACCGTAGAACCGAGGCAATCTTGCAGAATGATGTTGACACATTGGACAATTTGAAGAGCTTGTCCAG AACTACTTCTCTCAAGTGCTGA
- the LOC135624156 gene encoding uncharacterized protein LOC135624156 gives MMELPVSANKPEHHDLPHQPASPSQFSGSRINVFAIIGFVFLTINFLDSAYRSRHDPSALAFAVFIYSDLAMLFVCLRNFDKLGADCSPEKKERVKATIWALASALNLALAWQVAKIMPPMLAVVVWLMAGLVTLGGFYGLFLYRDADDIVAAHDYSPVENNQVSSPEEHV, from the coding sequence ATGATGGAGCTACCAGTTTCAGCAAACAAGCCTGAGCACCATGATCTCCCACACCAACCAGCATCACCATCTCAATTTTCCGGCAGCAGAATCAACGTGTTCGCCATCATCGGATTCGTCTTCCTGACGATCAACTTCCTGGACTCAGCCTACCGGTCGCGCCACGATCCCTCGGCGCTGGCCTTCGCGGTGTTCATCTATTCGGACTTGGCGATGCTCTTCGTTTGCCTGCGGAATTTCGATAAACTGGGTGCCGACTGCTCACCGGAGAAGAAGGAGCGGGTGAAGGCCACGATTTGGGCCCTCGCGTCTGCGCTCAACCTGGCGCTCGCATGGCAAGTGGCGAAGATCATGCCGCCGATGCTCGCTGTGGTTGTGTGGCTTATGGCAGGCCTCGTCACCCTCGGTGGGTTTTATGGTCTGTTCCTCTACCGGGATGCCGACGACATTGTTGCTGCCCATGATTACTCTCCTGTCGAGAACAACCAAGTATCATCACCCGAAGAACATGTCTAA
- the LOC135625392 gene encoding mitogen-activated protein kinase kinase SIPKK-like isoform X1 produces MRKSGPGGNPKLKLSVPGPEASIGKFLTQSGTFQDGDLLVNKDGLRILSQSEEDRPPPIKPLDDQLSLADSVDDQLSLADLDAVKVVGKGNGGIVQLVRHKWTSQFFAVKVIQMNIQENIRKQIAQELRINLSTRSPFVVVCYQCFYDNGVISIVLEYMDGGSLADFLKNVKTIPEAYLAAICKQVLHGLKYLHHEKHIIHRDLKPSNILINHSGEVKISDFGVSAIIASSSGQRDTFTGTYNYMSPERITGQKHGHKGDIWSLGLIMLECATGQFPYPPCDSFYELLEEVVEQPPPFAPPDQFSAEYSSFISECLQKNPNERNSAQVLLKHPFLSMYDDLNVDLASYFTTAGLPLATL; encoded by the exons ATGAGGAAGTCAGGGCCTGGTGGTAACCCAAAGCTGAAGCTGTCCGTTCCCGGTCCCGAGGCTTCTATCGGCAAGTTCTT GACACAGAGTGGTACGTTCCAGGATGGGGATCTTCTTGTCAACAAGGACGGGCTCCGGATCCTGTCGCAGAGCGAGGAAGACCGG CCACCGCCCATAAAACCATTGGATGACCAATTGAGTTTGGCTGACTCAGTGGACGACCAATTGAGTTTGGCTGACTTGGATGCAGTTAAAGTAGTTGGAAAGGGTAATGGTGGAATCGTGCAACTGGTTCGACATAAATGGACCAGCCAATTTTTTGCTGTCAAG GTTATACAAATGAACATTCAAGAGAATATACGGAAACAGATTGCCCAGGAACTTAGGATAAACTTATCAACCAGGTCCCCTTTTGTGGTTGTATGCTATCAGTGTTTTTATGACAATGGTGTGATCTCTATAGTCTTGGAGTATATGGATGGGGGCTCACTTGCAGATTTTCTGAAGAATGTAAAAACAATTCCAGAAGCATATCTTGCTGCAATCTGTAAGCAG GTGCTACATGGTTTGAAGTATCTTCACCATGAGAAGCACATAATTCATCGGGATTTGAAACCATCAAACATTTTGATCAATCATAGCGGGGAAGTCAAGATATCCGACTTTGGTGTGAGTGCAATAATCGCAAGCTCCTCGGGTCAGCGTGACACCTTTACTGGTACCTATAACTATATGTCT CCAGAAAGAATTACTGGACAGAAACATGGTCACAAAGGTGATATTTGGAGCTTGGGTCTGATTATGCTGGAATGTGCTACTGGTCAGTTTCCTTACCCGCCTTGTGATAGCTTCTATGAGCTTCTTGAAGAAGTTGTTGAACAGCCACCACCTTTTGCACCTCCTGATCAGTTCTCGGCAGAGTATTCCTCTTTTATTTCTGAATG TTTACAGAAAAATCCAAATGAAAGAAATTCTGCGCAGGTGCTTTTG AAACATCCCTTCTTGAGCATGTACGATGACCTGAACGTTGATCTTGCCTCTTACTTCACCACTGCTGGGTTACCGCTGGCCACGTTGTAG